DNA sequence from the Candida dubliniensis CD36 chromosome 5, complete sequence genome:
GGACGTTAGAGGAGTTTAAGAAATCAGTTGTCACTGCCAACCCTACTCGTTTTGAAATTGGGGCTGTCTACAAAATCAACCCCAAGGAACGTAAGAACTTACCCAAACAAGCATTCAAGCCTGAAAGTAAGGAGCTTGTTTTCGATATTGATTTGACGgattatgatgatattaGAACTTGCTGTCAAGGTACGGATATATGCTGTAAGTGCTGGAAGTTTATTCAAGTTGGGTCGAACATTATTGAGTCTGCCTTGAGAGAAGATTTTGGGTTTGAGCATTTGGTATGGGTGTTTTCAGGTAGAAGAGGTGCGCATTGCTGGGTAAGTGATAAACGAGCCAGGAATTTGGATGAGACTACTCGAAAGGCAATAGTTGATTATTTGGATGTATTGAGTTCGAAAAACCAGAATGGCAGCTTGAATATCAAGAAACCGTTCCATCCGCATGTTGAACgatcatttgaaattgtgaaaaaagaatttttggAAGTAATTCTACAAGATCAAGATCCTTGGAATACCACAACAGACGAGTCGAAAGCGTGGAAACAAGTTGATGAAATGTTGGCGTTGCTACCAAACAAGTCGTTGCAAATAGAGTTGAAAAACAAGTGGAAAGGTCAAACCTTTGGTTCTACGTCGAAGGAAAAATGGGATGATATAAGTGCGGTTGCATCAAATGTCCTTAAATCGAATGTTCAAGTAGCACAATTGACAGAAGCCAAAAAggatataattatttattatatgtACCCTAGATTGGATGTCCAAGTTTCTCGACAAGTGATCCATTTGTTGAAATCACCGTTTTGTATTCACCCGGGTACAGGTAATGTCTGTGTTCCCTTTGATCCTTTAAAGAATATATCTGGGGACCCTgcagatgatgattatggGTTCAATCCGAAATCAGCACCCAATCTACGTCAAATTCAGAACGAGTTGGATGAATGGGAACACAATAAATCCGATGACAACAAGGTTGTTGCAGATTATGAAAAAACCAGCTTGAAGCCTTATGTTGACTACTTTGCCAAGTTTGTGAATAATTTGCTCAAAGAGGAGTTGAAGGGTACCGAAAAACGAGCAAGAGAAGAAGATCCATTGAGTTTTTAGGATAAATATAAAGCTAAATAATGTATTCTATGTTTATGTAACTGGACATCCT
Encoded proteins:
- a CDS encoding DNA primase, small subunit, putative (Similar to S. cerevisiae PRI1;~In S. cerevisiae: required for DNA synthesis and double-strand break repair) is translated as MSPVMENVNMESFKESVHADSSKPSESDMKFYYQRLLPFRYIFQWLSHSPKPTKDFTMREFAYEYRSKIYQRYNSFGTLEEFKKSVVTANPTRFEIGAVYKINPKERKNLPKQAFKPESKELVFDIDLTDYDDIRTCCQGTDICCKCWKFIQVGSNIIESALREDFGFEHLVWVFSGRRGAHCWVSDKRARNLDETTRKAIVDYLDVLSSKNQNGSLNIKKPFHPHVERSFEIVKKEFLEVILQDQDPWNTTTDESKAWKQVDEMLALLPNKSLQIELKNKWKGQTFGSTSKEKWDDISAVASNVLKSNVQVAQLTEAKKDIIIYYMYPRLDVQVSRQVIHLLKSPFCIHPGTGNVCVPFDPLKNISGDPADDDYGFNPKSAPNLRQIQNELDEWEHNKSDDNKVVADYEKTSLKPYVDYFAKFVNNLLKEELKGTEKRAREEDPLSF